TGTAATAATAGGCGTGCAATTACGGGCTAATCTAATAGAATATTTATACTACCACTAAAaggtatgagcgcttgcgtctgtactgtgtttaaaaaacaagaaaaaagttAAATTAGTAGAATCCAAACAAATCTTTACTTACCATGCATTCAAGCAATCATGCAACCAATTCATGCACAATCAAGAAAGGGGCCACAGGGAGCACCGGGCTGGATCTGAGCCCTTAAATAATGCAGCATGCGGAGGCACCACCAGCACCAATGGCTGCTCTAGGAAGCATCGTCAGCCCCGTGCCGTTCAAGGACGTCGTCCACGAAGAGGAGGATGAACACCGGCCGGAAGAGTACGCGAACATCATCTCCACCTTGCCGAGCATCACCACCAGTTTTGGGCCGTTGGTCCTCTACGAGGGTGTCTGGCTCCGCCCGTGGATCGTCCCTGGGGTGATCGCCGTCCAGCAGCGTTTCGCCCCGCGCCCCGACGACGTGCTCCTGGCGAACCCGCCCAAGTGCGGCACCACCTGGCTCAAGGCTCTGTCCTTGGCCACCATGGCACGGGCCACCTACCCACCGTCGGGCGCCGATCACCCACTCCTCCGCCTCAACCCGCACGACTGCATCCCCCACCTTGAGGCCCTCTTCAGTGCCGGCCAGGAAGCCAAGCTGGAGGCGCTGCCGTTACATAGGCTGATGCACACGCACATGCACCACTCCCTGCTGCCACCCTCCTTGGCCCGCTGCAAAATCATTTACATCTGCAGGTACGTAGCAACTTTTTATCTCCGTAGTCTCACGCTCTACACCAAAATAACGCCGACctcaaaatatgctattagcgAGACATTGTATACCGATATATTTAAGGAGGCAATTCTTAATATGCTATGGCGTGCTATTAGCGACGGTATAGCGTGCTATCTTTTTAAGTGGTTATTATACTACCTAGAAAATTACAAACCAAGGGCCTAATCGATGGGTGGATGCAGGATATGTTGGTTTCCATGTGGCACTTCATCATGGCTGCAGGAGGcgccgcct
The sequence above is drawn from the Triticum aestivum cultivar Chinese Spring chromosome 7A, IWGSC CS RefSeq v2.1, whole genome shotgun sequence genome and encodes:
- the LOC123154339 gene encoding cytosolic sulfotransferase 8, whose product is MAALGSIVSPVPFKDVVHEEEDEHRPEEYANIISTLPSITTSFGPLVLYEGVWLRPWIVPGVIAVQQRFAPRPDDVLLANPPKCGTTWLKALSLATMARATYPPSGADHPLLRLNPHDCIPHLEALFSAGQEAKLEALPLHRLMHTHMHHSLLPPSLARCKIIYICRYDMLVSMWHFIMAAGGAAFPFSDLFESACDGKNPHSPIWDHILGYWRASKASPERVLFLRYEEMLLDPVSSVRELALFLGVPFTAAEEAAGSPMDICRLCSINTMKDLDANNTGVFGQFLKFPNRSFFREGVVGDWANHMTPEMARRIDAVVEDKLGGSGLSFTC